Sequence from the Bacteroidales bacterium genome:
TCAAAAGATACATTGAAACTGGTTAAAGATGCTATTGAATATTTCGATGACGTAAGTTCGCAATCACTGAATTTAAGCGCTAATGCAGGAATTACAAAAAAAATAAATGATCATTTAAGCATATCGTTGGCATTATGTCGCGGAGTGCGAACCCCCAACATGCTTGAACGATATATAAAATTGCTTGCTGTTGGTTATGACAACTATGACTACTTAGGAAATCCCCGGTTGAAGCCGGAAATAAATTATGAAGCCGACCTGACATTAAAATATTCAAAAGAAAATTTAGGAGCTGTTTATTTAAATGGTTTTTATTCCTATGTTACTGATTATATTTCATCAGTAAGAATACCGCCATCTATAATCACTTCACAAACACAAGGTGTTTTAGGTGTAAAACAATTTGCAAATACCGATCACGTTACTTTCGAAGGATTTGAATTAGGCTATACCTCGCCTGAACAATTCCGGCTGAACACAAGTATTGTTGCTGCATACACCTATGGTGTTATTCCTGAAGATATAAAATACATTACAAGCGGAACACAAGTGATTGGCGAAACAACTGTTATTAATGATGCGCTACCTGAAATCCCTCCTTTTGAAACCACTTTAGGTATATCATATAAATTCGTAAAAAGAAATATTACTCCTAAAATATCAATACGCATCGTTGCCGATCAGCGCCATACTTCAGTTGCACTCTATGAATCCTATACGCCGGGATTCGCATTACTTAACTTTTCTGTTAAATGTAAAATAAATAAATTTGCCGATATCAATGCCGGGATTAACAATATTTTCGATCGTGCATATTATGAACATCTGAACCGTAAAATCGTTGGAAGCACAGGAAAACTTTACGAACCGGGAAGAGTATTCTTTATAAATTTGTATGTAAATATTTAAGTATATGAAAGTTTTTTGTCTGCGAAATTTATTTCTAATACTAATCATGCTTGTAATTTTTTCATGTAAAAAAACACAGGAAAAAGCTACTGTTGCAGAAACAGGTCATATCAACTTCCTGTTCACACATAATGTTGACGACCAACCCTTGAATACAGATACGATGATGTATATTAATGCTGCCGGAAATCTTTATGAAGTGAACCAGTTGATGTATTTTATATCGGATGTGAAATTATATAAGTCGGATGGAACAATAAAAGTGATTGATGACTGGAAAAATATAAATTATGTTGATATAGATATTCCTTCAACATTAACATGGAATGTTTACGACAGTATTCCTGTTGGCGCTTACGATTCCATTTCATTTACATTTGGGATTAATGCAGAAAAGAATAAATCATTCATGTTTGTTAATCATCCTGAATCAAATATGGCATGGCCCGATATGCTGGGTGGCGGCTATCACTACATGATGCTTAATGGGAAATGGCAGGATTCGATCAACCAAATAGAAAACTTTAATTTTCACCTTGGTATCGGGCAGTTATATAAAAGCAATGCCACTAATTGTGTGGATTCTATTTATGCTTATGTTCAGAATTATTTTAATGTCAGTTTGCCGAATTCATCTTTTACAATAACGGAAGGAACAACCCGGAATATTGAGATTATTATGAATATCGACAGTTGGTTTAAAACACCACATATTTACAATCACAATTATTGGGGTGGAAACATCATGCAGATTCAACCTGCCATGCAAATGATAAAAGAAAATGGGTATGATGTATTCAGTGTAGGAAACATTAATTAATTTTTTTATTTTCACAAAACAAATATCAATTATTAAATGAACGAATTTGATATAAAAGCGCTTACCTGGGATGATAATCCTTTATTCATTGAACGGTCAAAACATATTGCAGACAAGATCCGCGAGCATGTTAAATTAAATGCGGAAATGGAAGGATTTGAATACGGCTGTGGAACCGGTTTGATCAGTTTTAATTTAATGCCTTACCTGAAATCGATTACTCTTGCCGACAGCTCCGATGGTATGCTGGAAGTACTGAAACAAAAAATTCAAAAAAATAAAATTACATCAATGAATGTTTTAAAAACTGATTTGATAGTTGATAAAATTCCTGATAAAAAATTTGATATCATTTATACCGCTTTGACATTACATCATATTACTGATATAGAAACCATTTTAGCACGTTTCTATATGATGATGAAAAAACCGGCATTCTTATGTATTGCCGATCTGGATAAAGAGAATGGCAATTTTCATGGTCCGGATTTTAAAGGCCACAAAGGTTTTGATCGCGAAGCAATGAAAAAACTTTTTATAACAACAGGATTTAAAAATATAAAAGCAGATACCTGTTATGAGATGAAAAGAATAAATGAACAAAACCAAAATGTTATATACCCTGTTTTTCTTATGACAGGTGAAAAATAATTTTCCTATTCTTTCCTTACTGCCCTTGTAGGACAATATTTTGCACATTTACCACAACCGGTACATTTTGATTTATCTATTACAGGAAGTCCATATCCATTTTGCATTATTGCTCCCGCTGGACAAACATTTATTATCGGACAACGATGATTTTGCGGACACAAGTGTTCACTAACTATGTATGTCATAATTTAACGATTTATGATTTTAGATTTATGATTTGAATATTTGTCATATGTTTTTTGGTTGTGCTGCTGGTTTGGTTGACAGTTAATGGTCGATTGATTTTTTTATTTTCAACAAATAACTTTAGCCTTAACCAGCCGCCACTCCTATAAACTCTTGACTTTGTCAATAGGTGAAAGGTTGAGCTGCTGGTTTTGTTGATAATTTAAAGTCGAAAGAAAATCAAATCACATTTTATACATTATCAGGCCTCGATGAACTCAGCCTGACCGTGCGCCTGTCGTCATTTTGAGTTTATCGAAAAATGGTGCGATGGAATTTTTACTTTCAACAAATAACTTTAACCTTAACCAGCCGCTACTCCTATTAACTTTCTACTTTGTCAATGGTTGAAAGGTTGAGCTGCTGGTTTGGTTGATAATTTAAAGTCGAAAGAAAATCAAATCACATTTTATACATTATCAGGCTTCGATGAACTCAGCCTGACCGTGCGCCTGTCGTCATTTTGAGTTTATCGAAAAATGGTGCGATGGAATTTTTACTTTCAACAAATAACTTTAGCCTTAACAAGCCGCTACTCCTATAAACTTTTAACTTTTGTTTTCACGATTAATTTTACATTTAAGTCCGCCATTGACGGTTTATGATTGAAACATTCTTGACACAAATGTGCCTAAAATGCTATCATCTGAATTGTCTTCTATATGTTTCAGGCTTGTTCAACAACACTTCATTAATCAATCGCACAAACGAATCTTTCGAAATTGCGCCCATCGACATTTGTGGTTGCCCGTCTTTCGGAATAAAAAGAATTGACGGAATACTTCTAATACCAAATGCAGCAGCAAGCTCCTGCTCGGCTTCAGTATCTACTTTAAAAATATCAACTTTCCCTGCATACTCGTTTGAAAGTTCTTCAAGTATTGGAGCTACCATTTTACAAGGACTGCACCAATCGGCATAAAAATCAATAATACATGGATTATTTCCAACATACTTCCACTCTTTGTTTGTCTCGTAATCAAACACCTTTTGTTTAAAGGTCTCCTTCGTCAAATGTTCCATAGTTTATATTTTATATTAATCGATAAATTATTTCATCTTAAAGTTTATTAAAAGTTTCCAAAATTGATGCAGTTCCAATTAAACAGAAATCTTAACATGATTATTTTTTTATTTTTTTTGCTTCAATGATCAGTCGTGAAAAATATATAGCAAAAGGTCTGTATGCAAGATGCGACCATTTTGAAAAAGGAACTTCTATAATCAGCATCGGTATTAAAATCATCATATGTATTACATATGTGTAGTATGTAGCATAAGGCATTCCGTAAATCCTGAAAAAATGTAAAAGTATCCCGCTAAACGCAGTTAAAAATAGCAGAATTAAAAATGTCCAATCAGAAAAATGTGTCTTCTTAGATTTTTCAATTATTTTTTTTATTCTTAAAATCGCAAAATATATGATACCTGTAATAATTCCTGCTGTAGCGTAATATCCTAACAACCGCTGCGGATGATACCATTTATATACGTTATCCGTTTGAAACCATCCTAAAAAGCCTACAATCATTATAAACATCGTAACATAGGCTGTCATTAAAAACAAATGAATTAACCAATAATTATATTCTCCGCTTTTTATTTTTTCCCAGAAAGATTTTTTTTCAGCATTGCATTTTGAAAAATTCCACTGGGTAAAAAAATGAAATAAAATATTGAATAATTCTGTAAAATATAATTTTAACGGAACTTTTACATCTTTCCTTTTTAATACAATTTTAAAAAACATGTTGACAATATTCGACAACAGAAAAAAAGACAAGAGCCCTGCCATTGACCAATCCAAAATTTCAACATTTTGCCATGGAGCAAATGTGTTAAGCTTAACACCTCCTTCAGTTGTAAGTTCTGTTGTCATCTCACCGCTATATAATATAAATAGCAATAATACTATTAAAGCAACAAAAATAATTGCACCTAATTCCCATACTTTCGATGTATATAATTTTTTTGACAAACCTGTCCAGTCATATTTTGCAACAAGATAACGTCTGACTGACATCATAAGGTTTCCGGGGTCAGCCTGCCGTGGGCAACTTGTTGAACAATCACCGCAATAATAACATAACCATGGTTCTACAGAAGTTTGCA
This genomic interval carries:
- a CDS encoding class I SAM-dependent methyltransferase; translated protein: MNEFDIKALTWDDNPLFIERSKHIADKIREHVKLNAEMEGFEYGCGTGLISFNLMPYLKSITLADSSDGMLEVLKQKIQKNKITSMNVLKTDLIVDKIPDKKFDIIYTALTLHHITDIETILARFYMMMKKPAFLCIADLDKENGNFHGPDFKGHKGFDREAMKKLFITTGFKNIKADTCYEMKRINEQNQNVIYPVFLMTGEK
- a CDS encoding 4Fe-4S binding protein yields the protein MTYIVSEHLCPQNHRCPIINVCPAGAIMQNGYGLPVIDKSKCTGCGKCAKYCPTRAVRKE
- the trxA gene encoding thioredoxin; amino-acid sequence: MEHLTKETFKQKVFDYETNKEWKYVGNNPCIIDFYADWCSPCKMVAPILEELSNEYAGKVDIFKVDTEAEQELAAAFGIRSIPSILFIPKDGQPQMSMGAISKDSFVRLINEVLLNKPETYRRQFR
- a CDS encoding 4Fe-4S dicluster domain-containing protein, producing the protein MAKINPDFAEEIKKYGAQDFNACYNCGNCTAVCSMTDADNSFPRKIIRYTSLGLEGELQTSVEPWLCYYCGDCSTSCPRQADPGNLMMSVRRYLVAKYDWTGLSKKLYTSKVWELGAIIFVALIVLLLFILYSGEMTTELTTEGGVKLNTFAPWQNVEILDWSMAGLLSFFLLSNIVNMFFKIVLKRKDVKVPLKLYFTELFNILFHFFTQWNFSKCNAEKKSFWEKIKSGEYNYWLIHLFLMTAYVTMFIMIVGFLGWFQTDNVYKWYHPQRLLGYYATAGIITGIIYFAILRIKKIIEKSKKTHFSDWTFLILLFLTAFSGILLHFFRIYGMPYATYYTYVIHMMILIPMLIIEVPFSKWSHLAYRPFAIYFSRLIIEAKKIKK